From Candidatus Binatia bacterium:
ATTTAAACGTGATCAACGAGAGAGTGGTAAACTGAAACTGCTTGTGCGCCTCGGACGGCAGCACGGTAAATTGGTGAAACGTGTATTCCTGCTCGTATTTTTTCTCGGCGATCATACCGTCCATCGGCACGACGACGTTGTAGCGGTGCATGCGCGCCGCGGTCGTCGCGGTGTAAAGAACCGCCGAGTTGGTCGAAGCGCCGGTGACGACGACGGTCTTCGTCCCCTTCTCCTTGAGAAGCGCCTGGAGCTCTCCGCCGTTGAACTTATCGAAGCCATCGGGATAGATCACCGGCTCGTTCTCCTTCCGCTTCAGCGGCGACGCCACTTCCCCGAGCGGCTTGCCCTTGGCCGAGGCCGAGACCGAATAGATGATCGGCACGGCCGCGGCTCTCGCCTTTTCCAGAAATTCCCCCATGGCCGGCATGAGCTTGGAGCAAACCTGGCCGGCGTCGTGACAGCGTGCGTTCAGATCGAGAACCAAGATGGCGGTCGTCTTGCTGTCGAGCGTCAACGGCTTCGCCTCGGGCCTGTTGGGACCCTCCTGCGCCGCCAGAACGGCAGAGAACAGTAGGACACCAGTGACGACTAAACTACGCACGGGTATCATGGCTCCCTCCTTTTTCAGCCAGATCCTCCTGAGGCGGACCCGCCGTGCATTGTGGCGGGGGCTGATCCGCCAATCTTTTAGGCGGAGCCTTATCCCAATCCGATTTAAAAGTCCATCCACGGCTCCGCGTTGACATCCTGGCGCCCTATCGGTACTCTCAAGAAAAATCACGATATACGGGTCGAGAAAAACTATGGTGAAGTGGCGCTGGCACAAATGGCTGACGGACTCGGAACAGCGACGCAGGCTTCAGCTCCTGGCCGAGGTCCCGCTGTTCGCCGGTCTCAACCGGCGGCATCTCGGCAGGCTCCTGGTCAAGGTGTTCGAAAAAGAATACCGCGCCGGCGAGATCATCTTTCGCGAAGGCGACCCGGGCAAAGCGCTCTTCATCGTCCTCGATGGCAAAATATCGATCGCCCGGGCAGCCGACGGCTTTGAAAAACCGCTCGCGCTCCTCGGCCCCGGCGCCTATTTCGGCGAGCTGGCGCTGATCGACGACCAACCGCGCTTTGCCGGCGCCCGCGCGGACGAGGATTCTCTCCTGCTGATCATGTACAAGAGCCACTTCGACGAACTGATCGAAGGCCACAAAACGCTCGTGATCAAAGTCATGGAAAATTTGCTCAAGACCCTCGCGGGCTACGTCCGCTCGGATCACACCCGCGGCTCGCTTCGCCCGGCCAAAACCGCCGCCGTCTCGATCGCCGATCAAACCGCGGAGAGGACGCGCCGTTGACTCGAGGTCTGCCCGCCGTGCCCGCGGAAGACTCAGCCTCTAGACGCTGGTTCCCGCCGCCGCCGTCGATCGTCTGGACAGTGGGAATTGCGCTGGTCGTGCTGATCGCCTACGTCGCCACCGACGTCGTGGTGCTCTTTATCCTCTCCGCCGGGCTAGCCTACGTCATCAATCCGCTGGTGAAGATCGCCGAAGCATTCGCAATCAAACGGGAGATCGCGGTCTCCGCCATCTACATGATGATTATCCTCGCGCTCGCCGCCGCGGCCAACTTTCTTCTGCCGAAGCTCCGCTCGGAGATCGACACGCTCGCGTCGGGCTCGCCCTCCTTGACCGAGCAGCTCGACCGGGCGGTCGATAATCTACAACGCGACATCATCGCCGAGGTCCCCGCCGTGCGCCACTTCCTGGGAGAGCCCGAGGCGCGGAACGAACGCCTCAGCGCGTTGCTCGAGCGGCAGACGGCCAACCTGCCCAACCTTCTCGGCCACATGGCGTCGATCGCGGTGGTTGTGTTTCTGATTCCGGTCTTTTCTTTTTTTCTCCTGCGCGACAGCCGAAAGATCCTGCGGTTGTTCATGGACCGCCTGCCGGCGGTCCACATCGAAACCTCGGTCGCCGTCTGGTGCGAGATCGACCGAATCATCGGCCGCTACATCCGCGGCCTGGCGCTCGACGGCCTGGTAATCGGCACCATCGCGGGCCTGGGCCTCTGGGCCTTCGGCGTCAACTACCCCTTGCTTCTCGGCACCTTCTCCGGCATGGCCAACGTCGTTCCCTACGTCGGCCCGTTTTTGAGCGGCACGGTCGTCGCGCTGATCGCGATGATCCAATTCCAGAGCTTCGCGCCGCTGGCGAAAGTCATGATGCTTTACCTCGGCATCAAGTTTTGCGACCTCGCGTTCATCCATCCGATGACGGTCGGCAAAAGCGTCCATCTTCATCCCATCTTGCTCCTGGCCTCCATCCTCGTCGGCGGGCACGCCTTCGGCCTGATCGGCATGGTGATCGCCGTGCCGACGGTCACGACGCTGCAAGAGGTCGCGAGACTCTTGCTGGAACACCGGCGGGACCGCGCCGGCCTGAGCCGAGCTCATCGCGGCAAAAACCTTCCGCTGCCGGCTTACGTCTGCTGACATGAGCGATAAGGCGCGGCCGGTTGATCTCGCGCCGCAATGCGGCATTTGCGGCACCTTGCTCTCCGGGCCGCTCGCCCGCGTCTTCCGTCTCGCCGGCATCAAGCGCAGCCCGCGCAATCCGAATATCTGCAGCCGCTGCGATACTCACGTCCATGAAGGACGCCTGGTCGAGATGACGGTGGTTTTCGCCGACCTATCCTCGTTCACCGAGCTGACGCAGGAGCTGGGCGCCGAGCGGACGCACGAGGTAGTGGACGCGTTTCTAAAAATGGCGAGCGCCGCGATCACCAAGCACGGCGGCTTCATCGACAAGTACATCGGCGACGCGGTGATGGCGCTCTTCAACGTGCCGATTCGCCACGTCGATCACGCGCGGCGCGCGGTCGCCGCGGCGTTGGAATTGCAGTCGGGCATGGCGGCGTTCAGCGAACGTTTTCAAATGGACCTCAAGGCGGCGGTCGGAATCGCCTCGGGATGGGCGCGCGTCGGACGCCTCGGCTCGGAAGAGAGCAAAGACGTCACGGCGATCGGCGACGTGGTGAACTTGGCGGCTCGGCTGGAAAGCAAAACCAATCCCGGCGAAGTTCTCGTCAGCCACGATGTCTATGAGAAAGTAGCGGCCGATTTTCCCGGCGTCGCGGAGGAACGGCTCGCGCTCAAAGGGTTTCGCGATCCGGTGGGGGCGCATCGCTTGCAGGCGAGGACGGATTTGTCACGCGCCATCGAAACGCCGGAAAGCGAGCCCAAGCGCAGCGTGAGCTGGGGCGCGGTGATCTTCGGCATCCTGGGCGCGCCGTGCGCCGTCACGACTATGGTAAGTCCGCTGGCCGTAGCTCTCGGCGTGGGAACGCTTTTCGGGCTCTCCGGAGTTCTCACCTACCTCGATCAAAGCCCGTTTCGCATTCCAGTGCTTATTGTGGCGGCGCTCGGAGCGCTCGCCAATCTCTATACTCTGTGGCATGCGCGGCAAATTCGCAGAGAGGCTCAAGGGGAAGCGATCGGCATGACGCGGCTGGAGAAACGGCGCACGACCGTCGTGCTGGGAACGGCGGTCGTCACTCTCTTCATGGTCGTCTTCGAAGTCATCGCGCACAGAATTCTGCACTCGGGCTCTTCCTGAAACGATCGGCCCGCGCGTCAAACTTTCGAGTGCAGTTGCGACAGCCTGCGCTCGGCGACTTCGGTGATCGCCGCTTTAAGCTCGGGATGAGCATCCAGCAAGCGGCGAAAGTCCGCTGCGTCGAGCGCCAGCAGTTGGCACTCCTTCAGCGAAGTCACCGTCGCCGTGCGCACCGTGTCGCGCAGCAGCGCGATCTCGCCGAAGTATTGGCGCGGTCCAAGCCGGACGGGGTAAGGCTGGACGTCAACTTCCACCTCGCCGGACATAATGAAGAACATGGAGTCCGCCGGCTCGCCGCGGCGCACCACAACGTGATGGGCCGGAACGATCTCGCGCTTGAGCAAGCCGGCGATCTCGGCGATCCGGGTGGCGTCCAGTCCCGCGAACAACGGCATCCTCGCAACGGTTTGCCAGGTGACGACGAAATCGCGTTTGCGGATCTCGGTGGCAAAACCGGTGGCGAGAATGCCCGCGGGTATCGCGAACATCGCGATCCCGAGAATCATCACCATGCCCCCCAGCATCTTGCCGGCCGGCGTGATCGGCACCATGTCGCCGTAACCGACGCTCGCCATCGTCACGATCGCCCACCACATCGTGTGCGGGATGCTGGCGAAAATATCCGGCTGCGCGTGGCGCTCGAGCATGAACATGACGCC
This genomic window contains:
- a CDS encoding isochorismatase family protein encodes the protein MIPVRSLVVTGVLLFSAVLAAQEGPNRPEAKPLTLDSKTTAILVLDLNARCHDAGQVCSKLMPAMGEFLEKARAAAVPIIYSVSASAKGKPLGEVASPLKRKENEPVIYPDGFDKFNGGELQALLKEKGTKTVVVTGASTNSAVLYTATTAARMHRYNVVVPMDGMIAEKKYEQEYTFHQFTVLPSEAHKQFQFTTLSLITFK
- a CDS encoding cyclic nucleotide-binding domain-containing protein, with protein sequence MVKWRWHKWLTDSEQRRRLQLLAEVPLFAGLNRRHLGRLLVKVFEKEYRAGEIIFREGDPGKALFIVLDGKISIARAADGFEKPLALLGPGAYFGELALIDDQPRFAGARADEDSLLLIMYKSHFDELIEGHKTLVIKVMENLLKTLAGYVRSDHTRGSLRPAKTAAVSIADQTAERTRR
- a CDS encoding AI-2E family transporter, which codes for MTRGLPAVPAEDSASRRWFPPPPSIVWTVGIALVVLIAYVATDVVVLFILSAGLAYVINPLVKIAEAFAIKREIAVSAIYMMIILALAAAANFLLPKLRSEIDTLASGSPSLTEQLDRAVDNLQRDIIAEVPAVRHFLGEPEARNERLSALLERQTANLPNLLGHMASIAVVVFLIPVFSFFLLRDSRKILRLFMDRLPAVHIETSVAVWCEIDRIIGRYIRGLALDGLVIGTIAGLGLWAFGVNYPLLLGTFSGMANVVPYVGPFLSGTVVALIAMIQFQSFAPLAKVMMLYLGIKFCDLAFIHPMTVGKSVHLHPILLLASILVGGHAFGLIGMVIAVPTVTTLQEVARLLLEHRRDRAGLSRAHRGKNLPLPAYVC
- a CDS encoding adenylate/guanylate cyclase domain-containing protein — protein: MSDKARPVDLAPQCGICGTLLSGPLARVFRLAGIKRSPRNPNICSRCDTHVHEGRLVEMTVVFADLSSFTELTQELGAERTHEVVDAFLKMASAAITKHGGFIDKYIGDAVMALFNVPIRHVDHARRAVAAALELQSGMAAFSERFQMDLKAAVGIASGWARVGRLGSEESKDVTAIGDVVNLAARLESKTNPGEVLVSHDVYEKVAADFPGVAEERLALKGFRDPVGAHRLQARTDLSRAIETPESEPKRSVSWGAVIFGILGAPCAVTTMVSPLAVALGVGTLFGLSGVLTYLDQSPFRIPVLIVAALGALANLYTLWHARQIRREAQGEAIGMTRLEKRRTTVVLGTAVVTLFMVVFEVIAHRILHSGSS
- a CDS encoding cyclic nucleotide-gated ion channel, with translation MPADTNRSLRARFHDALEEGESRSRTRICVSVFLVAVIVATVSAVALETMESLRAAYGALFAAIEIFTVAVFTLDYALRCWAAPERDPIGASRPWRARLRYAASPFGVFDLLAVLPFYAGLLFPIDSDWLRVLRLLRLLKMARYAPGLSLFVAVLRAERRPLLAALLVMVVLLVVESGVMFMLERHAQPDIFASIPHTMWWAIVTMASVGYGDMVPITPAGKMLGGMVMILGIAMFAIPAGILATGFATEIRKRDFVVTWQTVARMPLFAGLDATRIAEIAGLLKREIVPAHHVVVRRGEPADSMFFIMSGEVEVDVQPYPVRLGPRQYFGEIALLRDTVRTATVTSLKECQLLALDAADFRRLLDAHPELKAAITEVAERRLSQLHSKV